In Xanthomonas sp. SI, the following are encoded in one genomic region:
- the sufB gene encoding Fe-S cluster assembly protein SufB — protein MATENAEILERLGRRYDAGFITDIESDSFLPGLNEDVVRALSVKKDEPEWMTEWRLAAYRHWLKMPMPHWAKLNIAPIDFQALSYYSAPKGPKYASLDDVPKELLDTYDKLGVPLHERAKLAGVAVDAVFDSVSVGTTFRKELAEKGVIFCSMSEAIKEHPEIVKQYLGSVVPVGDNYFAALNSAVFSDGSFVFIPKGVRCPMELSTYFRINAGHTGQFERTLIVCEDKAYVSYLEGCTAPMRDENQLHAAVVELVVLEDAEIKYSTVQNWYPGDENGVGGIYNFVTKRGECRGARSKITWTQVETGSAITWKYPSCVLLGDDSVGEFHSVALTHHRQQADTGTKMIHIGKRTKSKIVSKGISAGRGQNTYRGLVKVERSAEGARNYTQCDSLLIGKQCGAHTFPYIEVKHPTATVEHEATTSKISDDQLFYCRARGIDQENAVSMIVDGFCKQVFRELPMEFAVEAKKLLEVSLEGSVG, from the coding sequence ATGGCCACCGAAAACGCTGAAATCCTGGAACGGCTGGGACGTCGCTACGACGCCGGCTTCATCACCGACATCGAATCCGATTCGTTCCTGCCCGGCTTGAACGAAGACGTCGTGCGCGCCCTGTCCGTCAAGAAAGACGAGCCGGAGTGGATGACCGAGTGGCGCCTGGCCGCCTACCGGCACTGGCTGAAGATGCCGATGCCGCACTGGGCCAAGCTCAACATCGCGCCGATCGATTTCCAGGCGCTGAGCTACTACTCCGCGCCGAAGGGTCCCAAGTACGCCTCGCTGGACGACGTGCCCAAGGAACTGCTGGACACCTACGACAAGCTCGGCGTGCCGCTGCACGAGCGCGCCAAGCTGGCCGGCGTGGCGGTGGACGCGGTGTTCGATTCGGTCTCGGTCGGCACCACCTTCCGCAAGGAGCTGGCCGAGAAGGGCGTGATCTTCTGCTCGATGTCCGAGGCGATCAAGGAGCATCCGGAGATCGTCAAGCAGTACCTGGGCAGCGTGGTGCCGGTCGGCGACAACTACTTCGCCGCGCTCAATTCGGCCGTGTTCTCCGACGGCAGCTTCGTGTTCATCCCCAAGGGCGTGCGCTGCCCGATGGAGTTGAGCACCTATTTCCGCATCAACGCCGGCCACACCGGCCAGTTCGAGCGCACCTTGATCGTGTGCGAGGACAAGGCCTACGTGTCCTACCTGGAAGGCTGCACCGCGCCGATGCGCGACGAAAACCAGCTGCATGCGGCGGTGGTCGAGCTGGTGGTGCTGGAAGACGCGGAGATCAAGTATTCGACCGTGCAGAACTGGTACCCGGGCGACGAGAACGGCGTCGGCGGCATCTACAACTTCGTGACCAAGCGCGGCGAATGCCGCGGTGCGCGCAGCAAGATCACCTGGACCCAGGTCGAGACCGGCTCGGCGATCACCTGGAAGTATCCCTCCTGCGTGCTGCTCGGCGACGACTCGGTCGGCGAGTTCCACTCGGTGGCGCTGACCCACCACCGCCAGCAAGCCGATACCGGCACCAAGATGATCCACATCGGCAAGCGCACCAAGAGCAAGATCGTCAGCAAGGGCATCAGCGCCGGCCGCGGCCAGAACACCTACCGCGGCCTGGTCAAGGTGGAGCGCAGCGCCGAGGGCGCGCGCAACTACACCCAGTGCGATTCGCTGCTGATCGGCAAGCAGTGCGGTGCGCACACCTTCCCGTACATCGAGGTCAAGCACCCCACCGCCACGGTCGAGCACGAGGCCACCACCTCCAAGATCAGCGACGACCAGCTGTTCTACTGCCGCGCCCGCGGCATCGACCAGGAAAACGCGGTGTCGATGATCGTCGACGGCTTCTGCAAGCAGGTGTTCCGCGAACTGCCGATGGAATTCGCGGTGGAAGCCAAGAAGCTGCTGGAAGTGTCGCTGGAAGGCTCGGTCGGCTGA
- a CDS encoding SUF system Fe-S cluster assembly regulator, producing the protein MLRVTKLTDYATVVLTVLAARPGEVLSATELAEQSGLEPPTVSKLLKPLAQARLVEGLRGVHGGYRLARPADAITLIQIVEAMEGPLAITECSHQESQCSIAQKCGVRSNWRLINDVVADALRGVTLAQMLHPLPSSGETRRRPIAVRFATT; encoded by the coding sequence ATGCTCCGCGTCACCAAGTTGACCGATTACGCCACCGTCGTGCTGACCGTGCTCGCCGCACGTCCCGGCGAGGTACTGAGCGCGACCGAACTGGCCGAACAGTCCGGGCTGGAGCCGCCCACCGTCAGCAAGCTGCTCAAGCCGCTGGCCCAGGCCCGGCTGGTCGAAGGCCTGCGCGGCGTGCACGGCGGCTACCGGCTGGCGCGCCCGGCCGACGCCATCACCCTGATCCAGATCGTCGAGGCGATGGAAGGCCCGCTGGCGATCACCGAATGCAGCCACCAGGAAAGCCAGTGCAGCATCGCGCAGAAATGCGGCGTGCGTTCCAACTGGCGGCTGATCAACGACGTGGTCGCCGATGCCCTGCGCGGCGTGACCCTGGCGCAGATGCTGCACCCGCTTCCCTCTTCCGGCGAAACCAGACGGCGCCCGATCGCCGTGCGTTTCGCGACCACCTGA
- a CDS encoding SET domain-containing protein-lysine N-methyltransferase, with amino-acid sequence MPRKIAARKSRIHGNGVFAVLPLKKGERVIEYKGRRRTHAEVDRDEAGDVETGHTFLFTLSDDYVIDANYEGNDARWINHSCAPNCEAVIIEAEGDDRRLDKVVIETLRAIKPGEELTYNYGITLGERHTPRLKKIWECRCGSKNCTGTMLQPKR; translated from the coding sequence ATGCCCCGCAAGATCGCCGCCCGCAAGTCCCGCATCCATGGCAATGGCGTGTTCGCCGTGCTGCCGCTCAAGAAAGGCGAGCGGGTCATCGAGTACAAGGGCCGCCGCCGCACCCATGCCGAGGTGGACCGCGACGAGGCCGGCGATGTCGAGACCGGACACACCTTCCTGTTCACCCTCAGCGACGACTACGTGATCGACGCCAACTACGAGGGCAACGACGCGCGCTGGATCAACCACAGCTGCGCGCCGAACTGCGAGGCGGTGATCATCGAGGCCGAGGGCGACGACCGGCGCCTGGACAAGGTGGTGATCGAGACGCTGCGCGCGATCAAGCCGGGCGAGGAGCTGACCTACAACTACGGCATTACCCTGGGCGAACGGCATACGCCGCGGCTGAAGAAGATCTGGGAATGCCGCTGCGGATCCAAGAACTGCACCGGCACCATGCTGCAGCCCAAGCGCTGA
- a CDS encoding type 1 glutamine amidotransferase domain-containing protein codes for MSTASSLSGKRVAVLATDGFEQSELQEPKRLLESWGAQVDVIAPGDASSIRGWNKKDWGDDVPVDKRLAQADAGDYDALVLPGGVINPDNLRTEASAIRLIQSFASAGKPVAAICHGPWLLAESGLVRDKQVTSWPSVKTDLSNAGGRWQDAEVVVDGNLITSRKPDDIPAFAAAVAKALG; via the coding sequence ATGAGCACAGCATCTTCCCTGTCCGGCAAGCGCGTCGCGGTCCTGGCCACCGACGGCTTCGAACAGTCCGAGTTGCAGGAGCCCAAGCGCCTGCTGGAATCGTGGGGCGCGCAGGTCGACGTGATCGCGCCCGGCGACGCGTCCAGCATCCGCGGCTGGAATAAGAAGGACTGGGGCGACGACGTCCCGGTCGACAAGCGCCTGGCCCAGGCCGATGCCGGCGACTACGACGCGCTGGTGCTGCCGGGCGGGGTGATCAATCCGGACAACCTGCGCACCGAAGCCTCCGCGATCCGTCTGATCCAGTCGTTCGCCAGCGCCGGCAAGCCGGTCGCGGCGATCTGCCACGGCCCCTGGCTGTTGGCCGAAAGCGGCCTGGTACGCGACAAGCAGGTGACCTCGTGGCCATCGGTGAAAACCGACCTGAGCAATGCCGGCGGGCGTTGGCAGGACGCGGAAGTGGTGGTGGACGGCAACCTGATCACCAGCCGCAAGCCGGACGACATTCCCGCGTTCGCCGCGGCGGTGGCCAAGGCACTGGGCTGA
- a CDS encoding DUF1439 domain-containing protein — MIQGKQVSVGAADVQQYLDGSFPQTHKALGGLVKMTIRDPKLSLPPGDRLKMQFDLSMATGGGAPTPLGTVLLTSGLRYEQQTQGFHLQSPTIDDFRPAANGGKLDANTRELLNVWLNDYARKEPIYKLDPALAGVMGNVQIESAAVENGKLVVHFNQDIGKLVPAGALSGQ, encoded by the coding sequence ATGATCCAGGGCAAACAGGTCAGCGTCGGCGCCGCCGATGTGCAGCAGTACCTGGACGGCAGCTTCCCGCAGACGCACAAGGCGCTCGGCGGCCTGGTGAAGATGACCATCCGCGACCCCAAGCTGTCGCTGCCGCCGGGCGACCGGCTGAAGATGCAGTTCGACCTGAGCATGGCCACCGGCGGCGGCGCGCCGACCCCGCTGGGCACGGTGCTGCTGACCAGCGGGCTGCGCTACGAGCAGCAGACCCAGGGCTTCCACCTGCAATCGCCGACCATCGACGACTTCCGCCCGGCCGCCAACGGCGGCAAGCTCGACGCCAACACCCGCGAACTGCTCAACGTGTGGCTGAACGACTACGCGCGCAAAGAGCCGATCTACAAGCTGGATCCGGCGCTGGCCGGGGTGATGGGCAATGTGCAGATCGAATCGGCGGCGGTGGAGAACGGCAAGCTGGTGGTGCACTTCAACCAGGACATCGGCAAGTTGGTGCCGGCCGGTGCGCTGTCGGGGCAGTGA
- a CDS encoding DUF3861 family protein: protein MTASQRYRITVTPIEADGLQCQGRCTIEFEARCRQDWMRLLEAAQRHPGLHGDERAALTIGTQLLRGLGERSDSEAQALLAPLRPALDAILARLAPTAA from the coding sequence ATGACCGCCTCCCAACGCTACCGCATCACCGTCACGCCGATCGAGGCCGACGGGCTGCAATGCCAAGGCCGCTGCACCATCGAATTCGAGGCCCGCTGCCGGCAGGACTGGATGCGCCTGCTCGAAGCGGCGCAGCGCCATCCCGGCCTGCATGGCGACGAGCGCGCCGCACTGACCATCGGCACCCAGCTGCTGCGCGGACTCGGCGAGCGCAGCGACAGCGAGGCGCAGGCCTTGCTGGCACCGCTGCGTCCGGCGCTGGATGCGATCCTGGCGCGGCTGGCGCCGACCGCCGCATGA
- a CDS encoding M23 family metallopeptidase produces MPTAAPSPARTLRRWLLRLAALACTAIALAWAWQQPWALRARAGWELARQPPPTALRMPVQGVDPRRVAATFGAPRGRDRQHAGVDIFAKRGTPVLSATRGIVVAVAERGLGGRQVWVMGPARQRHYYAHLQDWAPNLQVGDLVEAGDPLGTVGDSGNARGTPPHLHYGVYAEGGAYDPLPLLRAAR; encoded by the coding sequence ATGCCGACGGCAGCGCCCTCGCCTGCGCGGACGCTGCGCCGCTGGCTGCTGCGCTTGGCGGCGCTGGCCTGCACGGCGATCGCGTTGGCCTGGGCCTGGCAGCAACCGTGGGCGCTGCGCGCGCGGGCCGGCTGGGAACTGGCGCGGCAGCCGCCGCCGACCGCGCTGCGCATGCCGGTGCAGGGCGTGGACCCGCGCCGCGTCGCCGCCACCTTCGGCGCGCCGCGCGGCCGCGATCGCCAGCACGCCGGCGTGGACATCTTCGCCAAGCGCGGCACGCCGGTGCTGTCGGCCACGCGTGGCATCGTCGTCGCCGTCGCCGAGCGCGGCCTCGGCGGCCGCCAGGTGTGGGTGATGGGTCCGGCCCGGCAACGCCATTACTACGCGCATCTGCAGGACTGGGCGCCGAACCTGCAGGTCGGCGACCTGGTCGAGGCCGGCGATCCGCTCGGCACGGTCGGCGACAGCGGCAACGCGCGCGGCACGCCACCGCATCTGCACTACGGCGTCTATGCCGAGGGCGGCGCCTACGATCCGCTGCCGCTGCTGCGCGCGGCGCGCTGA
- a CDS encoding tellurite resistance TerB family protein, which yields MKLQGFLDQLLQSAQGAAGQAMAKTGTSASAGSSAKSGGLGGMLNADFGKGALSGGALGLLLGKNRTTRKLATYGGLAALGVMAYRAYGDYKRQQLGAAAPEEPQTLDRLPPLEVEQHSQAILRALVAAAKADGHIDTRERELIEGEFTRLNGDEDVQRWLHAELEKPLDPAEVAQAATTPEIASEMYLASLLAADEQSFMERSYLDELARQLGIDDALKQQLQKQAGTQIG from the coding sequence ATGAAGCTACAGGGCTTTCTCGACCAACTGCTGCAATCGGCGCAGGGCGCCGCCGGCCAGGCCATGGCCAAGACCGGCACGTCCGCCTCCGCGGGATCCTCCGCCAAGAGCGGCGGCCTCGGCGGCATGCTCAACGCCGACTTCGGCAAGGGCGCCCTGAGCGGCGGCGCGCTCGGCCTGCTGCTGGGCAAGAACCGCACCACGCGCAAGCTGGCCACCTACGGCGGCCTGGCCGCGCTCGGGGTGATGGCCTATCGCGCCTACGGCGACTACAAGCGCCAGCAACTCGGTGCCGCCGCGCCGGAGGAACCGCAGACCCTGGATCGGTTGCCGCCGCTGGAAGTGGAACAGCACAGCCAGGCGATCCTGCGCGCGCTGGTCGCCGCGGCCAAGGCCGACGGCCACATCGACACCCGCGAACGCGAACTGATCGAAGGTGAGTTCACCCGCCTCAACGGCGACGAGGACGTGCAGCGCTGGCTGCATGCCGAGCTGGAGAAGCCGCTGGATCCGGCCGAGGTGGCGCAGGCCGCGACCACGCCGGAGATCGCCTCGGAGATGTACCTGGCCAGCCTGCTCGCCGCCGACGAGCAGAGCTTCATGGAACGCAGCTATCTGGACGAACTGGCACGCCAGCTCGGCATCGACGACGCGCTGAAGCAGCAGTTGCAGAAGCAGGCCGGCACGCAGATTGGCTGA
- a CDS encoding HU family DNA-binding protein — protein MAKTAKKAAPKKAAKKVATKTAAKPAAPKPIKEALSKSALVAHIVEASGVVAKDVRAVMASLEHAVAGSVSKKGAGSFTLPGLLKITAVSVPAKPKRKGINPFTKEEQWFAAKPATTKLKVRPLKKLKDAAL, from the coding sequence ATGGCAAAGACCGCGAAAAAGGCTGCCCCGAAAAAGGCAGCGAAGAAAGTAGCCACCAAGACCGCCGCCAAGCCGGCCGCTCCCAAGCCGATCAAGGAAGCGCTGAGCAAGTCCGCGCTGGTCGCCCACATCGTCGAAGCCAGCGGCGTCGTCGCCAAGGACGTGCGCGCGGTGATGGCCTCGCTCGAGCACGCCGTGGCCGGCTCGGTCAGCAAGAAGGGCGCCGGTTCGTTCACCCTGCCGGGCCTGCTCAAGATCACCGCCGTCAGCGTGCCGGCCAAGCCGAAGCGCAAGGGCATCAACCCGTTCACCAAGGAAGAGCAGTGGTTCGCCGCCAAGCCGGCCACCACCAAGCTGAAGGTGCGCCCGCTGAAGAAGCTCAAGGACGCCGCGCTCTGA
- a CDS encoding OsmC family protein, which produces MGISRHATAHWEGDLKSGKGQLSTPQSGLLENTRYAFSSRFGDEKGTNPEELIAAAHAGCFTMALSAKLSEAGFPPTSLDTRAEVDLSMEGGPQLSQIRLKVKAVVPNIEAAQFRALADDAKQNCPVSKALSAVPISLEAELG; this is translated from the coding sequence ATGGGCATTTCGCGTCACGCCACCGCGCATTGGGAAGGCGATCTGAAGAGCGGCAAGGGCCAGCTGAGCACGCCGCAGAGCGGTCTGCTGGAGAACACCCGCTATGCGTTCAGCAGCCGCTTCGGCGACGAGAAGGGCACCAACCCGGAAGAGCTGATCGCCGCCGCGCATGCCGGCTGCTTCACCATGGCGCTGTCGGCCAAGCTCAGCGAGGCGGGCTTCCCGCCGACCTCGCTGGACACGCGCGCCGAGGTCGATCTGTCGATGGAAGGCGGTCCGCAGTTGTCGCAGATCCGGCTCAAGGTCAAGGCCGTGGTGCCGAACATCGAGGCGGCGCAGTTCCGTGCGCTGGCCGACGACGCCAAGCAGAACTGTCCGGTGTCCAAGGCGCTGAGCGCCGTGCCGATCAGCCTGGAAGCGGAGCTGGGTTGA
- a CDS encoding glycine zipper 2TM domain-containing protein, producing the protein MNKLSTRLLTAALAVGVVGSAAAQDYGRYDGYRERGYANSGTYDYARVVRADPIIVPVRGPRETTERCYERPASDGYVENGYRNDGYYSNGYRGSDGGRSAATVVGGIAGALLGSRVGGGNGRFVGTAVGTMVGGLAGRSIYDSNARTTVQTGSVSVCEPVAYRSESYDRVDGYDVTYEYGGRYYHTRSAERPGDRIRVRVDVLPD; encoded by the coding sequence ATGAACAAGCTCTCGACCCGTCTTCTGACCGCCGCGCTCGCCGTGGGCGTGGTCGGCTCCGCCGCTGCGCAGGACTACGGCCGCTACGATGGCTATCGCGAGCGCGGCTACGCGAATAGCGGCACCTACGATTACGCCCGTGTGGTCCGTGCCGATCCGATCATCGTGCCGGTGCGCGGCCCGCGCGAAACCACCGAGCGTTGCTACGAGCGCCCGGCCTCGGATGGCTATGTCGAAAACGGCTACCGCAACGACGGCTACTACAGTAACGGCTACCGCGGCAGCGACGGCGGGCGCAGTGCGGCAACGGTGGTCGGCGGCATCGCCGGTGCGCTGCTGGGCAGCCGCGTCGGCGGCGGCAACGGGCGCTTTGTCGGCACCGCGGTCGGCACCATGGTCGGCGGCCTGGCCGGGCGCTCGATCTACGACAGCAATGCCCGCACCACGGTGCAGACCGGCTCGGTCAGCGTGTGCGAACCGGTGGCCTACCGCAGCGAAAGCTACGACCGGGTGGACGGCTACGACGTGACCTACGAATACGGCGGCCGCTATTACCACACGCGCAGCGCGGAGCGTCCGGGCGACCGCATCCGGGTGCGCGTGGACGTGCTGCCCGACTGA
- a CDS encoding PhzF family phenazine biosynthesis protein produces the protein MTTRRFLQLDVFSPRPGAGNPLAVVLDAQGLDAAAMQAIARWTRLPETTFVFPATQPDASYGIRMFSPQKEVPFAGHPSVGTAHAVLEAGIATPKDGVLVQEGIAGLLPLRVDVDGGVRSIAIRTPRAQVAEIADAADPRLAAALAGWTLGAQPPVRMDGGRCWWLVEIADEAALRSLAPEWEAIAALAESTASMGVFAYARADHQAYQLAVRAFVGNGRRFEDAASGAANAVLAAWLDHRDALPGRDGRYVVSQGREVGHDALLTLSVDSTGEVWSGGQVQTVIDGRIDWH, from the coding sequence ATGACCACGCGCCGTTTCCTGCAACTGGATGTGTTCTCCCCGCGCCCCGGCGCCGGCAATCCGCTGGCGGTGGTGCTGGATGCGCAAGGCCTGGACGCGGCGGCGATGCAGGCGATCGCGCGCTGGACGCGGCTGCCGGAGACCACCTTCGTGTTTCCGGCGACACAACCGGACGCCAGCTACGGCATCCGCATGTTCAGTCCGCAGAAGGAAGTGCCGTTCGCCGGCCATCCCAGCGTCGGCACCGCGCATGCGGTGCTGGAGGCAGGCATCGCCACGCCTAAGGACGGCGTACTGGTCCAGGAAGGCATCGCCGGACTGCTGCCGTTGCGCGTGGACGTGGACGGCGGCGTGCGCAGCATCGCCATCCGCACCCCGCGCGCGCAGGTCGCGGAGATCGCCGACGCCGCCGATCCACGCCTGGCCGCGGCGCTGGCCGGCTGGACGCTGGGTGCGCAACCGCCGGTGCGCATGGATGGCGGCCGCTGCTGGTGGCTGGTCGAAATCGCCGACGAGGCCGCGTTGCGCAGCCTGGCGCCGGAGTGGGAGGCGATCGCCGCCTTGGCCGAAAGCACCGCCAGCATGGGCGTGTTCGCCTACGCGCGGGCCGACCACCAGGCGTATCAGCTGGCGGTGCGCGCGTTCGTCGGCAATGGCCGCCGGTTCGAGGATGCCGCATCCGGCGCCGCCAATGCCGTGCTCGCCGCGTGGCTGGACCACCGCGACGCCCTGCCCGGCCGCGACGGCCGCTACGTGGTCAGCCAGGGCCGCGAGGTCGGCCACGACGCCTTGCTGACCCTGAGCGTGGACAGCACCGGCGAGGTCTGGTCGGGCGGCCAGGTACAGACGGTGATCGACGGACGCATCGACTGGCACTGA
- a CDS encoding bifunctional aspartate kinase/diaminopimelate decarboxylase has protein sequence MSSSPPVDRWIVLKFGGTSVSRRHRWDTIGTLAKKRADETGARVLVVVSALSGVTNELTAIADGSADSAQRVAALEQRHRDFLGELELDVDSVLGERLAALRGLLDDPRAASRTLDWQAEVLGQGELLSSTLGAAYLRASGLDFGWMDARQWLDALPPQPNQSEWSKRLSVSCQWQSDSAWRERFVAQPARMLITQGFISRHQDGGTAILGRGGSDTSAAYFGALLGASRVEIWTDVPGMFSANPREVPDARLLTRLDYYEAQEIATTGAKVLHPRSIKPCRDGGVPMAILDTERPELPGTSIDGNARTVPGVKAISRRNGIVLVSMEGIGMWQQVGFLADVFARFAKHGLSVDLIGSAETNVTVSLDPSENLVNTDVLAALSADLAEICRVKIIVPCAAITLVGRGMRSLLHKLSDVWATFGKERVHMISQSSNDLNLTFVIDEADAEGLLPILHAELIDSGAMPVEETEVFGLRWREITGSVRARPTPWWHAEREHLLRLAEAGTPRYVYHLPTLRERARALKAIAPIDQRYYAIKANSHPALLEALVAEDFGLECVSHGELRRVFDTLPELSPRRVLFTPSFAPKAEYEAAFALGVTVTVDNVELLQRWPELFRGRNLWLRIDLGHGDGHHEKVNTGGKASKFGLSATRVDEFVEVARTLEIRIVGVHAHLGSGVETAQHWRRMCDELAGFARRIGSVEVIDIGGGLPIAYSADDEPFDLDAWAQGLAEVKAVHPAFRLAIEPGRYLVAECGVLLTRATQVIEKDGIRRVGLDAGMNALVRPALYDAWHDVANLSRLDREADAVFDVVGPICESSDVFGKRRRLPAATAADDVMLIADAGAYGYAMASTYNQRELPREDVIDAPAG, from the coding sequence ATGTCCTCTTCCCCCCCTGTCGATCGTTGGATCGTCCTCAAGTTCGGCGGCACCTCGGTGTCGCGTCGTCATCGCTGGGACACGATCGGGACGCTGGCGAAAAAACGCGCCGACGAGACCGGGGCGCGGGTGCTGGTGGTGGTGTCGGCGCTGTCGGGGGTCACCAACGAACTGACCGCGATCGCCGACGGCAGCGCCGACAGCGCGCAGCGCGTGGCCGCGCTGGAGCAGCGCCACCGCGACTTCCTGGGCGAACTGGAACTGGATGTGGACAGCGTGCTCGGCGAGCGCCTGGCGGCGCTGCGCGGATTGCTCGACGACCCGCGCGCGGCGAGCCGCACGCTGGACTGGCAGGCCGAGGTGCTGGGCCAGGGCGAGTTGCTGTCGTCCACGCTGGGCGCGGCCTACCTGCGCGCCAGCGGCCTGGATTTCGGCTGGATGGATGCGCGCCAGTGGCTGGACGCGCTGCCGCCGCAGCCGAACCAGAGCGAGTGGTCCAAGCGCCTGTCGGTGTCGTGCCAGTGGCAGTCCGACAGCGCCTGGCGCGAACGCTTCGTCGCCCAGCCGGCGCGAATGCTGATCACCCAGGGCTTCATTTCGCGGCACCAGGACGGCGGCACCGCGATCCTCGGCCGTGGCGGCTCGGACACCTCGGCGGCGTACTTCGGCGCGCTGCTCGGCGCCAGCCGGGTGGAGATCTGGACCGACGTGCCGGGCATGTTCAGCGCCAATCCGCGCGAAGTGCCGGACGCGCGCCTGCTGACCCGGCTGGACTATTACGAGGCGCAGGAAATCGCCACCACCGGCGCCAAGGTGCTGCATCCGCGCTCGATCAAGCCGTGCCGCGACGGCGGCGTGCCGATGGCGATCCTGGACACCGAGCGCCCCGAGTTGCCCGGCACCAGCATCGACGGCAACGCGCGCACCGTGCCCGGGGTCAAGGCGATCAGTCGCCGCAACGGCATCGTGCTGGTGTCGATGGAAGGCATCGGCATGTGGCAGCAGGTCGGCTTCCTGGCCGACGTGTTCGCGCGCTTCGCCAAGCACGGGCTGTCGGTGGACCTGATTGGTTCGGCCGAGACCAACGTCACCGTGTCGCTGGACCCGAGCGAGAACCTGGTCAACACCGACGTGCTGGCGGCGCTGTCGGCCGACCTGGCGGAGATCTGCCGGGTCAAGATCATCGTGCCGTGCGCGGCGATCACCCTGGTCGGACGCGGCATGCGCTCGCTGCTGCACAAGCTTTCGGACGTGTGGGCCACGTTCGGCAAGGAGCGCGTGCACATGATCTCGCAGTCGTCCAACGATCTGAACCTGACCTTCGTCATCGACGAGGCCGACGCCGAGGGCCTGTTGCCGATCCTGCACGCCGAGCTGATCGACAGCGGCGCGATGCCGGTGGAAGAAACCGAGGTGTTCGGCCTGCGCTGGCGCGAGATCACCGGCAGCGTGCGTGCGCGGCCGACGCCGTGGTGGCACGCCGAGCGCGAGCACCTGCTGCGCCTGGCCGAGGCCGGCACGCCGCGCTATGTCTACCATCTGCCGACCCTGCGCGAGCGCGCCCGCGCGCTCAAGGCGATCGCCCCGATCGACCAGCGCTATTACGCGATCAAGGCCAATTCGCATCCGGCGCTGCTCGAGGCGCTGGTCGCCGAGGACTTCGGCCTGGAATGCGTGTCGCACGGCGAACTGCGCCGGGTGTTCGACACCTTGCCGGAGTTGTCGCCGCGGCGCGTGCTGTTCACTCCCAGCTTCGCGCCGAAGGCCGAGTACGAAGCCGCGTTCGCGCTGGGCGTGACCGTCACCGTGGACAACGTCGAACTGCTGCAGCGCTGGCCGGAGCTGTTCCGCGGCCGCAACCTGTGGCTGCGCATCGACCTGGGCCATGGCGACGGCCACCACGAGAAGGTCAACACCGGCGGCAAGGCCTCCAAGTTCGGTCTGTCGGCGACGCGGGTGGACGAATTCGTCGAAGTCGCGCGCACCCTGGAGATCCGCATCGTCGGCGTGCATGCGCACCTGGGCAGCGGCGTGGAAACCGCGCAGCACTGGCGGCGCATGTGCGACGAACTGGCCGGTTTCGCGCGCCGCATCGGCAGCGTGGAAGTCATCGACATCGGCGGCGGCCTGCCGATCGCGTACAGCGCTGACGACGAGCCGTTCGATCTCGACGCCTGGGCGCAGGGCCTGGCCGAGGTCAAAGCGGTGCACCCGGCGTTCCGCCTGGCGATCGAACCGGGCCGCTACCTGGTCGCCGAATGCGGCGTGCTGCTGACCCGGGCCACCCAGGTGATCGAGAAGGACGGCATCCGCCGCGTCGGCCTGGATGCGGGCATGAACGCGCTGGTGCGCCCGGCGCTGTACGACGCCTGGCACGACGTGGCCAACCTGAGCCGCCTGGACCGCGAGGCCGATGCGGTGTTCGACGTGGTCGGGCCGATCTGCGAATCCAGCGACGTCTTCGGCAAGCGCCGCCGCCTGCCCGCCGCCACCGCGGCCGACGACGTGATGCTGATCGCCGACGCCGGCGCCTACGGCTACGCGATGGCCAGTACCTATAACCAGCGCGAGCTGCCGCGGGAGGACGTGATCGATGCGCCCGCAGGCTGA